The genomic region CACTCTATACTACGGGTACTGTGTGGATTATCAATCCGCAGACGATGCAAAAGACAGGCGAGATTGATATAAGCAGCTATGCCCACCAAGGCAATACCCCTAAACCAGGGTATGGCATCGTGCGCGATGGCTATTTCTACCTGCCACTCAACCAAATAACCGACCAGTGGATGCCTTACGACGATTACCAGCAAAGCGATGTGCTCGTTATCAATACCACAACCGACAAGGTAGAGAGCCTTATCGCTGAGAAAACCACAGGGCTTGCCTTCCCAAGTCTGCAAATGGAAGAAGGAATGGTGTTCCAGAACGAAAGCCACGACATCTACATCGCTTGTGCGGGCTATTTTGGTTACAACCCCGCAAACACCAAATGCGGCTTTATCTGTATCCCGAGTGGCAGCAAGGACTTCAACACGGCGCGCAGCTGGGATATATCCACCACCGCCATTGAAGGCTTGGGCTACAAACCGACTTCTATCTACAACTGCTGGTACATTGGTGGGGGCAAAGCCTTAGCGTATGTGGCTGTCGGTGAACTCATCGACCCTAAGAATCTAATGACCTCTAAGAACGCCGTAGCTGTGCTCGTCGACCTCAACGCTAAGAGCATCAAGAAGATTGAGGGTATAGAGCCCAGCAGTCAGGAAGCTATCAGCCTGCGCCCTGCAGATCGCTATTACCTCATCGGCAACTCCTCCGCAAGTAAGCGAGGTTTCTACCGCTACGACCCCTCTACAGGCAAAGCCACCTTTGCCTTTGCTACTGAAGGCTTACCCAACTTTATTCATCAATTTAAGAAGTAAGAGCCAGAAGTTAGTAATCAGAAACAAGAAGCCAGCCGTTTGTGGGAATATCCCACAAACGGCTGGCTTTTTAATTCGGTGTGCACGTTGTACTCGTCCTACGACCTAACCTCTGAGGCAGTAACACCCCATCGCCTCTTAAAAGCTGTGGAGAAATGTGAAAGGTGCTAATAGCCGCATTGCCACGCCACTTCGCTGATGGTGAGTCCACCTGCTACCAGCAGCTGTTGTGCTCGTTGCATCTTATACTCAAAGAGATAGCCGTAAACAGTGTTGCCGTATACTTCTTTAAAGCCATAGCATAACTTCTTTTCATTGAGTCCTACGGCACGCGCCAGCTCCGTAATGGAAGGTGTATGCAGCAGGTCGGCAGTGATGAGCTGTGCCGCTTGAGCAATGCGCTCGCGGTCGGCGGGGGTTTTGCAGTATTGCTGTGGGTGAGTTATGGCATTATCGCGTTGAGTGAAGAGCAACAGCAAGAGTTCTATCACCTTGAGCTCGGCATAAGGCTGTGAAGCATTGCCCAAAGCCTCTGCCCTACTGAGCTGCCCAAGCACCTCGCGTACGGCAGCATTAGCACAAAGGTGCTGCGCAGGCGACAGCAAAAACTGCTCGCCGCACTCATATCGCTTGTAGTCTGCCATAAAGACACTAGGATACCGCCCGGCTATCTGCTTAAAATCATCGGCGGCAATAGCCAACGTGGTGATGACCGTGGAGTCTTCTGCTGCAAAATACTGTCGCCCTATGTGCTCCTCTCCACAAAAAAGCACATTACACATCCCTTGTTGCATCACCGTGTGGTAGTCCTTCCCTAAGTCTATTTGAAAACCTTTTGAGGTGCTATCGCTCAGATAAAAGCGCACCGAGGGCACGCGCATCACCTCTTCGATGCACAAATCTCTTTCGAACTCAGAATGCCACTGGTAAAGATGGTATCCCCCTACGGGTGATGCCGCTACGGAGAACTGACCCGAAAGCACTTCCAACCCAGTGTATACCGACGCTATAGCCTCCTCACTCTCAAAGGATTGTATAGCGAGCAACTCGCTCATATCTACGTCATTAATCCTTGTCATAATCACTTTGCTAATCAGATTAAAAAAATAGCCATTCAGCTTGAAACCTGTCCGAGGCAAAGGCAGTACTTTTGCCCCGCAGTTCTGTAATTTAGAACAAAAGTAAATAAAATCTCCGAACTGACAAAATAATTAGTGAAGATTATGCCAACACCATTCATTAACTTACAGAGGGATAAGAAATTAGAAATGAGAAGTCAGGAGTCAGAAATAAGTACCTCTCTCTGCACATTACTATTTACTCTCTTCTCTTTACTCTCTATCTCCTGCTTTGCTCAATCTCTCAGCGGGCTTATCACCGACCGCACCACCCACACCCCGCTCTCAGGGGCTGACGTTTATATAGAAGAACTCCAAAAAGGTACCTCTGCCGATAATAAGGGCTTTTTTAGCTTTAAAAATATTTCAAGGGGGCAATATACCTTACACGTCTCTTTCGTGGGTTATACCTCTCAAAAACGCCTTTTTGCAGTGCGTGGTAATACAGTTCTCAATATTGCTTTAGAGGAATCAGCTGAAAACATCGGTGAGGTGGTGGTATCGGCAAAGAGCAAAGCCCGCG from Capnocytophaga haemolytica harbors:
- a CDS encoding helix-turn-helix domain-containing protein; this encodes MTRINDVDMSELLAIQSFESEEAIASVYTGLEVLSGQFSVAASPVGGYHLYQWHSEFERDLCIEEVMRVPSVRFYLSDSTSKGFQIDLGKDYHTVMQQGMCNVLFCGEEHIGRQYFAAEDSTVITTLAIAADDFKQIAGRYPSVFMADYKRYECGEQFLLSPAQHLCANAAVREVLGQLSRAEALGNASQPYAELKVIELLLLLFTQRDNAITHPQQYCKTPADRERIAQAAQLITADLLHTPSITELARAVGLNEKKLCYGFKEVYGNTVYGYLFEYKMQRAQQLLVAGGLTISEVAWQCGY